In Candidatus Syntrophoarchaeum caldarius, one DNA window encodes the following:
- a CDS encoding potassium-transporting ATPase subunit A: MNYLDKLKLLKECIRAKKQLVVSFSGGVDSAVLLKISHDVLGDSVIAVIINDETFSASGLESAREFVRTHGIRYEVIEITQLDDPNFSKNPKNRCYYCKKNYLKVLKEIAERECIQTIADGVNISDFEEHRPGIRASDEEGVWHPFVDAGLTKEDIRNIAKSMGLTLWNKPSDACLASRIPYGEKITEENLRMIELAESTIKEMGFLQVRVRLHGKIGRIEVIEEDIKKVLELRREIVPRLREIGFTYITLDLEGYRSGSMDEVLKS; the protein is encoded by the coding sequence ATGAATTACCTGGATAAACTCAAACTCTTGAAGGAGTGTATAAGAGCTAAGAAACAACTTGTTGTCTCATTCTCTGGTGGCGTTGATAGCGCAGTTCTTTTGAAGATTTCACATGATGTGCTTGGGGATTCTGTAATAGCTGTAATCATAAACGACGAAACCTTCTCTGCATCGGGACTTGAGTCTGCGAGAGAATTTGTAAGGACGCATGGCATAAGATATGAGGTCATTGAGATCACCCAGCTTGACGATCCTAATTTTTCTAAAAACCCGAAAAACAGGTGTTATTACTGCAAGAAAAATTATTTAAAGGTCCTGAAAGAAATAGCAGAAAGAGAATGTATCCAGACAATAGCAGATGGAGTAAACATCTCTGATTTTGAGGAACACCGTCCTGGAATCAGGGCAAGTGATGAAGAAGGGGTATGGCATCCATTTGTTGATGCAGGACTGACAAAGGAGGATATCAGAAATATCGCAAAAAGCATGGGACTCACCCTCTGGAATAAACCATCTGATGCCTGTCTTGCCTCAAGGATACCTTATGGTGAGAAGATTACAGAAGAGAACCTCAGGATGATCGAATTGGCAGAATCAACCATTAAAGAGATGGGATTTTTACAGGTGAGAGTGCGATTGCACGGAAAGATCGGGCGGATAGAGGTCATAGAGGAGGATATCAAAAAAGTTCTTGAACTTCGTAGAGAGATCGTGCCCAGGTTGAGAGAGATCGGGTTTACATACATAACACTCGATCTTGAAGGTTATCGAAGTGGCAGTATGGATGAAGTCCTGAAGTCATGA
- a CDS encoding coenzyme F420-reducing hydrogenase subunit beta produces MKFAEEGNIDDLEAKVAYTGLCCYCGACGGFCTEYIRYENDIPTTDEKCYELHGACFDFCPRTFLPILEMEKEVLGGVRSDKDLGYYTEIITAKASDAVINEKGQDGGVVTALLTYLMEKGEIDAACISKNSDEEKWKPEPFVATSKEDILAGAGSNYEQCPTIIGVANAIADGKESIAMVGLPCHVQAMRKIQLSDYFDVGGSKVKYVIGLLCTETFDRDLLLAKLGELGVKIDDVKKFDIGEGKFKIFTDGGEITEKISAMKSCMREGCTFCYDFAAELGDISVGSIGAEAGWNTVIIRSETGKKLIDDAKKAGVIETKAMADDKIELVRKLASRKKTGNLKKIIEAAGAVKILNLAVDPSEMDLLL; encoded by the coding sequence ATGAAGTTTGCAGAAGAGGGAAATATAGACGACCTTGAGGCGAAGGTCGCATACACCGGGCTGTGCTGTTACTGTGGTGCCTGTGGCGGATTCTGTACAGAGTACATCCGTTATGAGAATGATATTCCAACGACTGATGAGAAATGCTACGAGCTTCACGGTGCATGCTTTGATTTTTGCCCGCGGACGTTTTTGCCCATCCTTGAGATGGAGAAAGAAGTTCTTGGTGGTGTGAGGAGTGACAAAGACCTTGGATATTACACCGAGATCATAACTGCAAAGGCGAGCGATGCAGTCATCAACGAAAAGGGGCAGGACGGTGGTGTTGTGACAGCACTTCTCACCTATCTCATGGAGAAGGGAGAGATCGATGCCGCATGCATCTCAAAGAACTCAGATGAAGAAAAGTGGAAGCCTGAACCGTTTGTTGCAACCAGCAAAGAGGATATTCTTGCAGGTGCTGGGTCAAACTATGAACAGTGCCCAACGATCATCGGTGTTGCGAACGCAATAGCTGATGGTAAAGAGAGCATCGCGATGGTTGGACTGCCATGTCATGTTCAGGCGATGCGAAAGATTCAGCTCTCGGATTATTTCGATGTTGGCGGCAGCAAGGTCAAGTATGTGATCGGACTACTCTGTACCGAGACATTCGATCGGGATCTGCTGCTTGCAAAACTTGGTGAACTTGGGGTAAAGATTGACGACGTCAAGAAGTTCGATATCGGCGAGGGTAAGTTCAAGATCTTCACCGATGGTGGTGAGATAACCGAGAAGATCTCAGCCATGAAGTCCTGCATGCGTGAGGGTTGCACTTTCTGCTATGACTTTGCAGCAGAGCTTGGAGATATATCTGTCGGTTCGATTGGTGCGGAAGCAGGCTGGAATACAGTTATAATCAGGAGTGAGACCGGTAAGAAGCTTATCGATGATGCAAAGAAGGCTGGTGTGATCGAGACCAAGGCGATGGCAGACGACAAGATTGAGCTTGTCAGAAAGCTCGCATCAAGGAAGAAGACAGGCAACCTGAAGAAAATCATAGAGGCTGCAGGTGCAGTGAAGATATTGAACCTCGCAGTAGATCCTTCAGAGATGGACCTGCTTCTCTGA
- a CDS encoding Transcription regulator, AsnC-type: MKLDELDRKILMAMQQNGRLSFRKIATQIGTTTATVSERVRRLEESGVLKGYTVVLDHTILGVNTMISLVEVGSEYDPRDVALRIKELDGVCCIYQVTGDVDLIVKSKCFGQGEECATYLGKLNQIEGVTRVKSHMVLRILKEESTVDLDLQY; this comes from the coding sequence ATGAAACTCGATGAGCTTGATCGAAAGATCCTGATGGCTATGCAGCAAAACGGGAGACTATCCTTCAGGAAGATCGCGACGCAGATCGGCACAACAACTGCTACGGTGAGCGAGCGTGTGCGGCGTCTGGAAGAGAGCGGGGTTCTCAAGGGATACACCGTTGTTCTTGATCATACGATTCTGGGGGTTAACACGATGATAAGCCTCGTTGAGGTTGGATCCGAATACGACCCAAGAGATGTTGCGTTAAGGATCAAAGAACTTGATGGAGTCTGCTGCATCTACCAGGTCACAGGCGACGTTGATCTTATTGTAAAGTCGAAGTGTTTTGGGCAGGGCGAGGAGTGTGCCACATACCTTGGTAAGCTCAATCAGATTGAGGGGGTCACACGAGTCAAGAGCCACATGGTGCTTCGGATATTAAAAGAAGAGTCTACAGTTGATCTTGACCTTCAGTATTGA
- a CDS encoding acetylglutamate kinase translates to MTLKREDILIEALPYIQKFHKSVMVLKVGGEVLVDDILMDSLVQDIVLLRYVGIKPVLVHGGGREITEKMERLGKKPAFVKGLRVTDDETLEITRMVLVGNVNHRLVSLIGKHGAKGVGLSGKDGRLIEARKQSDELGWVGDVASINAEILEITSEKGYIPVVSPIGVDREGNSLNINADIAAGEIAAALSAERLLILTDVNGVLKDVNDPESLIPKLTPDDVFNLINTGVIEKGMIPKVNAALHAVAAGVKCHIINGKRPHSILLELFTDQGVGTMIEGVKK, encoded by the coding sequence ATGACCCTGAAGCGTGAGGATATTTTGATAGAGGCGCTGCCTTACATCCAGAAGTTTCATAAATCGGTGATGGTTCTCAAAGTGGGTGGCGAGGTGCTTGTTGATGATATATTGATGGACAGTCTTGTTCAGGATATCGTGCTCTTGCGATATGTTGGGATTAAACCTGTGCTTGTTCATGGTGGCGGAAGAGAGATCACAGAAAAGATGGAGCGTTTGGGAAAGAAACCTGCTTTTGTGAAGGGATTGCGTGTCACAGATGATGAGACGCTTGAGATTACGCGAATGGTGCTCGTTGGGAACGTGAATCACAGGCTTGTATCACTGATCGGGAAGCATGGAGCAAAGGGAGTTGGCTTATCTGGGAAGGATGGCAGGTTGATTGAAGCAAGAAAACAGAGTGATGAACTTGGCTGGGTAGGGGATGTTGCCTCGATAAACGCTGAGATCCTTGAGATTACATCCGAAAAAGGCTACATTCCGGTCGTCTCCCCTATCGGCGTGGATCGTGAGGGAAACAGCCTGAACATCAATGCAGATATCGCAGCAGGAGAGATCGCAGCAGCACTTTCTGCAGAGCGCCTTCTGATCTTAACAGATGTCAACGGCGTTCTGAAAGATGTCAACGATCCTGAGAGCCTGATCCCAAAACTAACACCAGATGATGTCTTTAACCTGATCAATACCGGCGTGATCGAGAAGGGTATGATCCCGAAGGTGAATGCAGCCTTACATGCGGTCGCAGCAGGGGTAAAATGTCATATCATAAATGGAAAAAGGCCACACTCGATCTTGCTTGAACTGTTCACAGATCAGGGTGTTGGAACGATGATAGAGGGGGTAAAAAAATGA
- a CDS encoding Nitroreductase-like protein produces the protein MELIEAIKGRRSIRKYTDEPVTDEELAFIFEAARWAPSWANTQCWAFIVVRDPATREKLGETLTTKNPARKAFTQAPVVIVACAEKGKSGYYDNKPATERGESWFMFDVALATHNLMLAAYSIGLGTVHVGLFDYSAAEELLEVPPEYTVVELIPLGHPAHEGKAPPRKEVSEFVFYERLGESTS, from the coding sequence ATGGAATTAATCGAGGCGATAAAAGGGCGAAGGAGCATCAGGAAATACACAGATGAGCCAGTCACAGATGAGGAATTAGCCTTCATCTTTGAGGCAGCGCGCTGGGCACCCTCTTGGGCAAATACACAGTGCTGGGCATTCATTGTTGTACGTGATCCAGCAACCAGGGAAAAGCTGGGAGAAACGCTCACGACAAAGAACCCTGCAAGGAAGGCTTTTACACAGGCACCTGTCGTAATTGTTGCATGTGCAGAGAAGGGAAAGTCGGGTTACTATGATAACAAACCAGCGACAGAACGCGGGGAGAGCTGGTTCATGTTTGATGTGGCCCTTGCAACCCATAACCTGATGCTTGCTGCTTACTCGATCGGTCTTGGGACAGTTCATGTCGGGTTATTTGACTACAGTGCAGCCGAAGAACTCCTTGAAGTTCCACCTGAATACACCGTGGTTGAACTGATCCCACTCGGACACCCCGCTCATGAAGGTAAAGCACCACCGCGAAAAGAGGTCAGCGAGTTTGTATTCTACGAAAGACTTGGGGAAAGTACCAGCTGA
- a CDS encoding acyl-CoA dehydrogenase: MESFPWWTEEQIKLAKEIEEFVDEIRPDAERALWRREYPHDIMKKIGKEGYFGVDVPEKYGGQNLGLTGACIVAEALNRLPSVGLTYIVSMLGGNHQLHLYGTEEQQEKWFPDIAKGQLGAVCITEPFVGSDAAATATTAVKEGDKYIINGKKRFISNAGVAERYMVYTRTSDDPADKKKYKHLTGFLIKKGIPGFTLEKINDLIGFCMVPNGVLSLDGVEVTDENMVGNVGDGWMAMMSGLNYERTIGSSMLVGMLGECLKQPVWYMERRVQFGKKTSDLPTNQAKVADIIKDLKLARLMLYHTAHLIDLGKEPATESAITKMFISDATFNCAKEAIQLMGGDGLTKFYPVEWNLRDAKIHQITMGTNEIMKSIIYRAGLAEMRNDLKVVHKRVMDEELGVAISTLRSGDKSPIDEEKLLKVLAEDYRANPGLHMSRDDIKAEFDVDDEKLDEILISLEEKGLVDLYRDRRKGIQLVKATYDALRKTNPPEHYRWFPDWYRDEDKF, from the coding sequence ATGGAAAGTTTTCCCTGGTGGACTGAAGAGCAGATAAAGCTTGCAAAAGAGATCGAAGAGTTCGTTGATGAGATAAGGCCTGATGCAGAACGAGCGCTCTGGAGGCGAGAATACCCCCACGATATAATGAAGAAGATCGGAAAAGAGGGGTACTTTGGAGTTGACGTTCCTGAAAAATACGGTGGACAGAACCTTGGATTGACAGGGGCGTGCATCGTTGCTGAAGCGCTGAACAGACTCCCCTCTGTTGGACTTACATACATCGTCAGTATGCTGGGTGGTAATCATCAGCTACACCTCTATGGTACTGAAGAACAACAAGAGAAATGGTTCCCCGATATTGCAAAGGGACAGCTTGGTGCAGTATGCATCACAGAGCCGTTTGTTGGTTCGGATGCAGCAGCAACAGCGACAACAGCCGTAAAAGAGGGCGATAAGTACATCATTAATGGTAAAAAGCGTTTCATCTCCAACGCAGGCGTGGCAGAACGGTACATGGTATATACCAGGACGAGCGATGATCCGGCAGATAAAAAGAAGTACAAACATCTAACGGGATTTCTGATCAAGAAAGGTATACCCGGATTTACGCTTGAGAAGATAAATGATCTGATCGGTTTCTGCATGGTACCAAATGGAGTTCTGAGCCTTGACGGGGTTGAGGTCACTGATGAGAACATGGTCGGTAATGTAGGTGATGGCTGGATGGCGATGATGTCCGGGCTCAACTACGAACGAACGATCGGATCATCAATGCTTGTCGGTATGCTTGGAGAATGTCTGAAACAGCCTGTATGGTATATGGAACGTCGAGTTCAGTTCGGCAAAAAGACGTCTGATCTTCCAACAAATCAGGCAAAGGTAGCAGATATTATCAAGGATCTGAAGCTTGCAAGGCTAATGCTCTACCATACCGCACACCTCATCGATCTCGGCAAAGAGCCCGCCACAGAGAGCGCTATCACCAAGATGTTCATCTCAGATGCGACATTCAACTGTGCCAAAGAAGCCATACAACTTATGGGTGGCGATGGACTCACGAAGTTCTATCCAGTCGAATGGAACCTCAGAGATGCAAAGATCCACCAGATTACGATGGGTACAAACGAGATCATGAAATCGATCATATACAGAGCAGGTCTTGCTGAGATGCGGAACGATCTCAAGGTCGTACACAAGCGTGTGATGGATGAGGAGCTTGGCGTAGCCATTTCAACGCTCAGATCTGGAGATAAGTCACCGATTGACGAGGAAAAGCTACTCAAAGTCCTTGCTGAGGACTACCGTGCCAACCCAGGTCTCCACATGTCAAGAGATGATATAAAAGCAGAGTTCGATGTCGACGATGAAAAACTCGATGAAATCCTGATTTCACTGGAAGAGAAGGGTCTTGTAGATCTCTACAGAGATAGACGAAAAGGTATCCAGCTTGTTAAGGCAACATACGATGCGCTGCGAAAAACAAATCCACCAGAACACTATAGATGGTTCCCTGACTGGTACAGGGACGAGGATAAGTTTTAG
- a CDS encoding enoyl-CoA hydratase — MENIIFEKADGVATITLNRPKALNALNTALMTELRAAVQDANEDELIRVIVITGSGDKAFCAGADIPEIQTKSPIEARNWSIWLQSITKEIEASQTPVIARINGFCLGGGLELAMSCDFRIASDKSKFGQPEINLGLIPGAGGTQRLTRLVGRTKSMEINMLGQGALIDAAEAARLNLINCAVPEDELDAKVDEYINKIKKLSAVTIGLIKLTVNKGIEMDLDRGLYYEAEAFGSAVSTEDFKEGTSAFLEKRKPEFKNR; from the coding sequence ATGGAAAATATAATTTTTGAAAAGGCAGATGGTGTGGCAACGATAACGCTTAACCGTCCAAAGGCACTGAATGCACTTAACACAGCGTTAATGACAGAGCTTAGAGCAGCGGTTCAGGATGCAAATGAGGATGAGCTGATCAGGGTTATCGTGATCACAGGTTCAGGAGATAAAGCATTCTGTGCAGGTGCAGATATACCGGAGATCCAGACAAAGAGTCCCATAGAGGCTCGCAACTGGTCGATATGGCTTCAATCGATAACAAAAGAGATTGAGGCATCTCAGACCCCGGTCATCGCAAGGATCAATGGATTCTGTCTTGGTGGTGGTCTCGAACTTGCGATGTCATGTGACTTCAGGATCGCATCCGATAAGTCGAAGTTTGGGCAGCCAGAGATTAATCTCGGACTGATTCCAGGTGCAGGTGGTACCCAGCGATTGACGCGGCTTGTTGGAAGGACAAAGTCGATGGAGATTAATATGCTCGGTCAGGGGGCGCTCATTGATGCAGCAGAGGCAGCAAGGCTGAACCTCATAAACTGTGCGGTCCCCGAGGATGAACTTGACGCCAAGGTTGATGAATATATCAACAAGATCAAGAAGCTCAGTGCGGTTACGATTGGACTGATCAAGCTTACGGTCAACAAAGGAATAGAGATGGATCTCGATCGTGGGCTGTATTATGAGGCAGAAGCCTTTGGAAGTGCGGTCTCGACAGAAGATTTCAAAGAAGGGACGAGTGCGTTCCTTGAGAAGCGAAAACCCGAATTTAAGAACAGGTGA
- a CDS encoding 3-hydroxybutyryl-CoA dehydrogenase, which translates to MVVKDIKRVLVLGIGVMGNGIVQSCASAGYDVTVVDVSDEILERGLSNIKKSLGRFVKSGKMTQDEADAIFNRITPTLNLEEAAKAADYVIEAVTEKLEIKEEIFRKLDENCREGVILGSNTSTLPIAALGAVTERPELVIGTHFMNPPPLMKGVEIIRSIATSDETTEITNKFIESLGKVPIVVKDSPGFITNRLLFILLNEAARTHAEGLSGIEDADTLLKLCFNWPMGPFELMDLIGLDTCVFVLDSIYKETGNPTYAPAPILREYMRSGWLGRKSGRGWYDYSK; encoded by the coding sequence ATGGTTGTGAAGGATATAAAAAGGGTTTTGGTGCTTGGCATCGGTGTGATGGGGAACGGGATTGTTCAGAGCTGTGCAAGTGCGGGCTATGATGTCACCGTGGTTGATGTCAGCGATGAGATCCTTGAACGAGGGCTCTCCAACATCAAAAAGAGTCTTGGACGATTTGTTAAGTCAGGAAAGATGACACAGGATGAGGCTGATGCAATCTTTAACCGGATTACGCCAACCTTGAATCTCGAAGAGGCTGCAAAAGCTGCAGATTATGTCATCGAAGCAGTTACAGAAAAACTCGAGATCAAAGAAGAAATATTCAGGAAACTGGATGAAAACTGCAGAGAAGGCGTGATACTTGGAAGCAACACATCCACACTTCCGATTGCGGCACTCGGTGCAGTAACTGAGAGACCAGAACTTGTCATAGGGACTCACTTCATGAATCCGCCACCCCTGATGAAGGGCGTTGAGATCATACGCTCTATTGCCACAAGCGATGAGACGACCGAGATTACAAATAAGTTCATTGAGTCACTCGGGAAGGTGCCGATTGTTGTGAAGGACTCACCAGGATTTATAACAAACCGCCTGCTTTTCATACTCCTGAACGAGGCCGCTCGCACCCATGCGGAAGGGCTCTCTGGTATAGAGGATGCGGACACACTCCTGAAGCTCTGTTTCAACTGGCCAATGGGTCCATTCGAGCTGATGGATCTGATCGGACTGGACACCTGTGTTTTTGTCCTGGATTCGATCTATAAAGAGACAGGTAATCCAACATACGCTCCTGCTCCAATTCTGAGGGAGTACATGAGATCGGGTTGGCTTGGCAGAAAGAGTGGCCGAGGCTGGTATGATTATTCAAAGTAG
- a CDS encoding AcaC, with amino-acid sequence MKGMAGLELEEIEKEMAAAFKYVLTAEDYKNALLENKLMGLKCDDCGAITCPPMAVCQKCGSKNLKSIELSGKGEIMTFTTITVPPQGFEGPYICCLVKTVEGPWVPGRLNYGVDEAQNDGMSLVGRKVVLEKGVAIPGDDFTVGEHVFPLFKLE; translated from the coding sequence GTGAAAGGAATGGCAGGATTAGAACTCGAAGAGATCGAGAAAGAGATGGCAGCAGCCTTTAAGTATGTGCTTACAGCGGAAGATTACAAGAATGCGCTGCTTGAGAATAAACTCATGGGCCTGAAATGTGACGATTGTGGGGCGATAACCTGTCCCCCTATGGCTGTATGCCAGAAATGCGGAAGCAAGAATCTCAAATCAATAGAACTGAGTGGAAAAGGCGAAATTATGACGTTTACCACGATAACCGTCCCCCCTCAGGGGTTTGAAGGGCCATATATCTGCTGCCTCGTAAAGACTGTGGAGGGTCCCTGGGTTCCAGGACGATTGAACTATGGTGTTGATGAGGCACAGAATGATGGAATGTCACTTGTTGGGAGAAAAGTGGTTCTTGAGAAGGGTGTTGCAATACCTGGCGATGATTTTACAGTTGGTGAGCACGTTTTTCCACTCTTCAAGCTTGAGTGA
- a CDS encoding acetyl-CoA C-acyltransferase: MAIIGMGHTKFGKHKDKNVVELFGEAAIEAMDEAGVDKKDIEALFAGFYFPAGDGIMNIAPSLATEIGLENVPSSRFEGACASATVAFRDAYIWVASGMYDMVIVGGAERALIKGTEFSTRTFNMSTDRYESDAGLTFPGVFAMSTILYSRMYDLPLDELRENMAYISMQNHKHGALNPHAQFYGKMGNLTLDKVLESAVVCYPLTLLDCCPFTDGGAAAVICSADIARKYTDEPIYILGTGQASGGALGRQEDFTKPVPRVKSARMAFKQAGLSPNDIQYAEVHDCFTIAQIILMEAIGFYEWGEGYKACKEGDFEIGGKIPTNMSGGLLGKGHPLGATGISQIYGVVEQMKGKAPKGNQIDPLPEIGMTDNLGGDFGTLAHIILGRSRRSK; this comes from the coding sequence GTGGCAATAATAGGTATGGGACATACCAAATTTGGAAAACATAAGGATAAAAATGTTGTGGAACTTTTTGGTGAAGCTGCTATCGAGGCGATGGATGAGGCAGGCGTTGATAAAAAAGATATAGAAGCTCTCTTTGCTGGTTTTTACTTCCCTGCAGGCGATGGGATCATGAATATCGCTCCATCACTGGCAACAGAAATTGGCCTTGAGAACGTACCGTCATCCAGGTTTGAAGGAGCATGTGCCAGTGCCACAGTTGCGTTCAGGGATGCCTATATATGGGTTGCATCAGGTATGTATGATATGGTCATTGTTGGCGGGGCTGAGCGCGCACTCATAAAGGGAACCGAGTTCTCGACAAGAACTTTCAATATGAGCACCGACAGATACGAGAGCGATGCCGGTCTAACCTTCCCAGGCGTCTTTGCAATGTCCACCATTCTCTATTCCAGGATGTATGATCTTCCACTCGATGAATTGAGAGAAAATATGGCATACATCTCAATGCAGAATCACAAACACGGTGCACTCAATCCACATGCACAGTTCTATGGCAAGATGGGAAATTTAACCCTCGATAAAGTCCTGGAATCGGCGGTTGTCTGCTATCCACTCACGCTTCTTGATTGTTGCCCATTCACCGATGGCGGGGCTGCGGCGGTAATCTGTTCTGCTGATATCGCGAGAAAGTACACCGATGAACCGATCTACATCCTGGGTACAGGGCAGGCATCAGGAGGAGCACTCGGTCGTCAGGAGGATTTCACAAAGCCAGTTCCAAGAGTAAAATCTGCAAGAATGGCATTCAAACAGGCAGGCTTAAGCCCCAATGATATTCAGTATGCAGAGGTCCACGACTGCTTCACGATCGCACAGATCATACTGATGGAAGCGATCGGATTCTATGAGTGGGGAGAGGGATACAAAGCATGTAAGGAGGGTGATTTCGAGATCGGTGGAAAGATCCCGACCAACATGTCAGGTGGTCTGCTTGGAAAAGGACATCCGCTCGGAGCAACAGGTATCTCCCAGATCTATGGTGTTGTTGAACAGATGAAGGGTAAGGCACCAAAAGGAAATCAGATTGATCCTCTACCTGAGATTGGTATGACCGACAATCTTGGTGGGGATTTTGGAACGCTTGCACACATCATACTTGGAAGATCGAGAAGGAGTAAGTGA
- a CDS encoding chloride channel protein, with protein MIGSIIVYRFAPEAGGEGIDTAISAFHQSRGIIPGKVPVVKAIASAITIGSGGSAGREGPIAQIAGGVGSVLASYLKLSDRDRRIMMVAGISAGIASIFKSPLGGALFGIEVLYKRDFEMSAIVPSIMSSVIGYAVFANFTGPGPVFITSECLFERPIELVFYGLLGLTCAICGIFYVWFFYSVRDKFFMRLRIPDYFKPAIGGVGVGVLILLFPDLISGIIGPGYKALQDALFGNLAVSAMIILIFAKILATSFTVGSGGSGGVFAPSIVIGGMIGGVVGELSHTLFPHIVTNPSCFVLVGMGSFFGGVAKVPIAAIIMISEMTGSYALLAPLMLANATVYAFTERWTIYESQVSTRMRSPVHRKELLVDVLESIMVKDAMNPSPLTVSPDDDLKHVYDLMEKTGHMGYPVVKDDKLQGIVTIKDLEKVPSEEWDEKRVKDVATTALLTVTPDDMLEDALHWLVMRDIGRLPVVDRDDSKKLVGILTRSDIARAHVKAMAGDVLTARGKRGVKGLLIHGTRIFEVPIPLHHRLIGKKLAELSLPAGIIVAILRSDGVIIPTGDTVIEAGDRLVIFSHDDRVDGIKRYLGS; from the coding sequence TTGATCGGTAGTATAATTGTCTATCGATTTGCCCCAGAAGCAGGGGGTGAGGGAATTGACACCGCGATATCAGCGTTCCACCAATCGAGGGGTATAATTCCTGGAAAGGTTCCGGTCGTCAAGGCGATCGCATCTGCCATAACGATAGGTTCTGGTGGGAGTGCAGGCAGAGAGGGACCAATCGCACAGATCGCTGGTGGCGTGGGATCAGTTCTCGCGTCGTATCTCAAGCTCTCTGATCGTGATCGTCGTATAATGATGGTTGCAGGTATATCTGCAGGGATTGCATCCATCTTCAAATCCCCACTTGGGGGAGCGTTATTTGGAATCGAGGTGCTTTACAAACGGGACTTTGAGATGAGTGCAATTGTGCCATCGATCATGTCATCGGTCATCGGCTATGCAGTATTCGCCAATTTTACAGGTCCAGGGCCTGTATTTATCACCTCTGAATGCCTCTTTGAGAGACCAATTGAACTCGTCTTCTATGGGCTACTGGGGCTTACCTGTGCCATCTGTGGAATATTCTATGTCTGGTTTTTCTATTCGGTGCGAGACAAATTTTTCATGAGATTGAGGATTCCAGATTACTTTAAACCTGCAATTGGAGGTGTGGGGGTAGGAGTTTTAATATTACTATTCCCCGACCTTATTTCTGGAATTATAGGTCCAGGATATAAGGCACTTCAGGATGCACTATTTGGTAACCTTGCGGTTTCTGCGATGATCATTCTCATATTTGCAAAGATTCTTGCCACCTCCTTCACCGTAGGTTCTGGTGGATCAGGAGGGGTATTCGCTCCATCGATCGTAATCGGTGGTATGATAGGAGGTGTGGTGGGCGAGCTGTCCCATACTTTATTCCCGCATATTGTCACAAATCCTTCCTGCTTTGTCCTTGTTGGGATGGGTTCCTTCTTTGGGGGTGTTGCAAAGGTCCCAATCGCTGCGATTATAATGATCTCAGAGATGACGGGAAGCTATGCACTTCTCGCCCCATTGATGCTTGCAAATGCTACTGTTTATGCGTTTACAGAAAGATGGACGATATATGAGAGCCAGGTATCAACCAGGATGAGGTCTCCTGTTCACAGGAAGGAGCTACTTGTAGACGTGCTTGAGAGCATAATGGTTAAGGATGCGATGAACCCCAGCCCACTTACCGTCTCCCCTGATGATGATCTGAAGCATGTTTATGATTTAATGGAGAAGACGGGACATATGGGTTATCCTGTTGTAAAAGATGATAAACTCCAGGGAATAGTCACAATAAAAGACCTTGAAAAAGTTCCTTCAGAAGAATGGGATGAGAAGCGCGTCAAGGATGTTGCGACCACTGCACTTCTTACCGTCACCCCAGATGATATGCTGGAAGATGCACTGCACTGGCTTGTCATGCGTGATATTGGCAGGCTTCCTGTTGTTGATCGGGATGATTCGAAAAAACTTGTTGGTATTCTCACAAGATCTGATATTGCAAGAGCGCATGTAAAGGCGATGGCAGGGGATGTACTTACAGCACGGGGAAAGCGTGGAGTTAAAGGATTATTGATTCATGGAACAAGAATCTTTGAGGTACCTATACCTCTTCACCACCGGCTGATCGGAAAAAAACTTGCAGAGCTTAGTCTACCAGCAGGTATCATCGTGGCAATATTGAGGAGTGATGGCGTCATTATACCAACAGGTGATACTGTTATCGAAGCAGGTGATCGTCTTGTCATATTCTCTCACGATGACCGGGTGGATGGAATAAAGAGATATCTTGGGTCATAG